CAAAAGCGACGGGCTGGGGAAGAGGGGAGTGATTGGCAAAACTTCACAGAAGCTCAATGTCCATTCTGTCCTGcaggaggctgtgtgtgtgtgtgtgtgtgtaagtttcTAAAACCCCTATAGCAACAGTAAGTACATAGGATCCTTATAAATGTTTCTATGTGGGCTGTGGATACATAAACATAATGGTTACAAGCACACACCTTTTAGTCAGCCTCAGAATGTGTTGGGACGAAAGGAGATGTTTAGCCAACATTACTTAAACCTATCCACGGTTGCAATCAAGTGGGAATAAGTAGGAAATCAGAAAATGTGGGAATTCTACAACGCTAaacctatccaatcctttcagtGTCTAGTTGATTCCGGACCGGGCCTGAGAGATCAGGAATGAAAGAATGGAGGGATGAATGGAGGAGTGAGGGACGTCCAATTATCAGTCCGTTTTGGTTTCCTTCCAGCTGTTGGAAGTCCAGAGAAGTGGAGGAAGGAGGGGGACAGGAGATAAGAGGTTGGGAGGACTTAGCTCCCATAGTGCATTGTATTGCTAGGGATCGCCATGGGAGACGCCATGGAGATGGAAGGCCCGCCCATGGTGAACTGGCTGTTGTTGTTGATTGGGTAGTGAGGACTGTTGCCGGGCCCTGATTGGCCAGTCACCGCTCCTGAGGAAGAGAGAAACAGGAAGTGAATTTGGGTCTTCAAAGAACGGttagggccagtttcccggacccagattaaacctaatcctggactaaaaagcactttatATCTAAAATAAACACAAACATTAAAACAACTAATGTCAGGCCATACATTAACTGAACTGTCGACCAGACTGGAAGACATTAGCAACAGAGCTGTAGCTCTGTAACCATGGTGACACTCACTCACCCTGGCCCACTCCTGTACTCATGATAGACCCAACTCTAGAAGATGTATGGTTCACTACCCCTGTGTtcactgcccacacacacacatacacacacacacacacacacacaggagataattCACAAATTGGCCAATTTTATTTGGATCAACAAAACACAGCAAAACCAATATACAAAAGGTCAGTTACAGATGGATTATCTGGAGTCCAACATATAGATACAAAACTGCCATTACACGCAGCACAGCACAGTTAGGTTTGCAacattccagtaactttcccgacatttccagaaatcccagtagGAGGATTCCCGTATTTCCTGCTTTTTCCGGTAAtattccaactgggatttctggaaaaactGGGAATTTGGGGAACATTTCAGATATGTTGTAACCCTATacagcaggggtattcaaatGTTACCCTGTGAAGTCTAGACTACTGCTGGTTTTCTACCtggtaattaattgcacccacctgtgtgtcccaggtctaaatcagtccctgattagaagggATGCATTTTTTTTAAAAGCAGTGAAACTGGCTTAGAGATCCAGATTGGGATTTGAGGGCTGTATAGCACAGCACAGTAAGGAGTGTAGGGAttggtcagtcacacacacatagcGTACCAAGAGGGATGAGATTGTTGTGAGACACTGTGGAGCCCATGCCACCAATGACTGTACTGAGGTCATACGCTGCAGGCATCCCTcctgatagacagagagagaaattaaAAACAGGAAATAAACAATTCTGtattcacctgtgtgtgtgtgtgtgtgtgtgtgtgtagtacctgattcatgcagtgtgtgtgggtgtgtacccTGGTTCATGCTGTAGACTCCTCCATTGTTCCACATGTTCTCTGAGGGGGAGGAGTAGTGAGAGCCTGGGGGCGGGGCTGACGTGCTGCCTGTGTACCTGCGGAACACACATATCAACCAATCAGATGGGGACATTGTGCTAAATATCCAAATCAGATGGGGTCGGTGGCGGCAAGCTCAGGGACAGCCAATCATATACAGAGGACTTGAAGATGTCTATcagggagagaaaagaggaggaagaggagattttagaggatacagagagagagacagagacagagagagagagagagagagagagagagaggagaacagagacagacagacagtaggagagagagagaaagggagagcgtGAGAGGAGCGGTATAGAGTGTTTCTGACCTGAAGAATGGGTTCTTGAGATCCAGCAGGTTGCTTGACTTGCTTCCTGTCTGGTCCACCTGGGCCACCATGCTGATGTCATAGCTCTGTCTGAGTGCACAGGTCAGATTAACCCTTTAGGGTGGGGGTACctttgcaggtgtgtgtgtgttcagtgtggggATTTActtttcaggtgtgtgtgtgtggtaaagtTATCcgggtgtgtgtgtctcacctcttGTTGGCGATGAGCGTTGCGGTGCCGGAGAGGGTGTCTCCTGCCTTGGTGAAGAGAGGGGACTGGAGCAGACAGCGGACCTGGTACCAGTGGGTTAGAGGCTCTGTAGGGGAAGTGGAGAGCCACACTGTCaccctggaaacacacacacacggttagacgaacacacaggcacacacaaaaGATGAAGGACAGCAAGTCAATCAAGACTGACAGAGTTGACATAATaccacacggacacacacacacacacataggggaCTCACGCTGAGCCGATGAAAGCCACGTCGAACCAGAAGGCCAGACCATGGACCAGACCTGATGTCATCATGTGGAACTTAAAGGGAATCTCCATCCTGAGATGAGATAAAGAAAGAGATGGAGGTTTAAGGAGGAGTAAACTCTCAGCAGTAACCTCAGTCACCACAACCCTCAGACTAAACACAACATCAGGGCCCGTTTTCATAAACCGTCTCAGAGTGCTgaactaggatcaggtcccccctgtccattcattataatctaaaaaaggctaaactgatcctggatcagcgCTCCGACTCCAAGTCTCTttctgaaggagagaggaggggcagatgTCATCATGTGGAACTTGAAGGGAATCTatcctgagagagagaagagaagagagctttctgaatacaggccctgaaggagagaggaggtgatggACTCACCTGTGCAGATCCCCCTCTTTCGCGTCCAGAAAGTTGACGGTGTATTTGACAGACTTGGACATCAGGATACGGATATCAAAGGTGTCCTGAGAGAGATCATTACATTTATGTAATGGATATTTttttcattatatatatatatatatatatttttttttctttagtATTATAGCTACTATTCTTATTGTTGTCTCTGTTCTTTTCATAATTGTTGTGTATCACTTCGCTTTGGCAACATTCACCTTTTCATTCATGCCATTAAAGCATGTTGaatttgagagagaaaaaaaacaggtGAGAGGgaaagttggtagagagagagagagagagagagagagagaaagagagacagagacagagagagagacagagagagagacagagagagagacagagagagagacagagagagagacagagagagacagagacagagacagagacagagagacacagacagagagagagagagagagggggggaggaagtCTCACCACTATGGGTTGTCTGAAATACTCATCTACTGCAGCTTCTCTCAATGATGACAGATCAACACCATGGAACGATGGCTGATACCTGAGAgacagagcgggagagagagagagaaagagaccgtGGGAAGTGGGTTTAGTTAGTTGACTTAGTGACAGTTAAATATTTTTGTATCGTTGTAACAAAGGCATGGTGAATTTGCTTTCTCTCTCCCCAGCAATACTTTCCAGGTAAAAACTGCTTTAAAAATAAAGTAAATGTAAGTGTGGTTGTTCACCAGAAGTTAGCCTAAGAACACAATACTTTCCACATGTAAAAACAAAGCTttaaaaataaagtaaataaaGTGAAAGGTTATTTACCAGAAGTTGGAGAAGTAAGAACTAGGCTAGTAAGAACATGCGTCTCTGTCTAGGTTTTAAAAGCTGTGTTGACCGGAGCTTGTTAAATGAAGTCAAAGGTTATTCACCAGAAGTTGGCCTTGGTGAACTGTTCCATGTATAACTGTTCGTCTGTGAAGGGAGCCAGGTGGACGTCGCCTAACGTGGGGAACATGTTACCTAGGGgacgagggaggagggagggttacCGTCGGCAACACCTGGATACGCGTTCTACTAATTCCCTTTCCTCCATCCCCATCTTTCTTTCCTTCCATAtctcccgttctccatctcttcctctccataTTACCATTGAGCCGTAGGAACTTCTAGGCATGTAGGTAACTCTCCAGCATTatctctaactccctctctcatctcgctccctctctcttctctctcaccgtTGGGCTTGAGGAACTTCTTGGCATGTAGGTAACTCTCCAGCATTGTCTCTAACTCGCCAACttcttccatccatccctccctctctctctctcaccgttgGGCTTGAGGAACTTCTTGGCATGTAGGTAACTCTCCAGCATTatctctaactccctctctcatctcgctccctctctcaccGTTAGGCTTTAAGAACTTCTAGGCGTGTAGGTAACTCTCCAGCATTatctctaactccctctctcatctcgctccctctctcttctctctcaccgtTAGGCTTTAAGAACTTCTTGGCATGTAGGTAACTCTCCAGCATTatctctaactccctctctcatcttcctctctcACCGTTAGGCTTTAAGAACTTCTTGGCGTGTAGGTAACTCTCCAGCATTATCTCTAACTCCCTCTTtcatcttcctccctcttctctctcaccgTTAGGCTTTAAGAACTTCTTGGCGTGTAGGTAACTCTCCAGCATTATCTCTAACTCCCTCTTtcatcttcctccctcttctctctcaccgTTAGGCTTTAAGAACTTCTTGGCATGTAGGTAACTCTCCAGCATTatctctaactccctctctcccctctctcacctttAGGCGTTAAGAACTTCTTGGCATGTAGGTAACTCTCCAGCATTatctctaaccccctctctcatcttcctctctcttctctctcaccgtTAGGCTTTAAGAACTTCTTGGCATGTAGGTAACTCTCCAGCATTatctctaaccccctctctcatcttcctctctcttccctctcaccGTTAGGCTTTAAGAACTTCTTGGCGTGTAGGTAACTCTCTAGCATTCTCTCGTTGAAGAGCATGTATCCCATGGGTTCAGAGATGATGATGTCCACCTGCTCTGGTAGAGAGATCTCCTCCACCTTCCCTGCTATCACCACCACACGATCCCCCATACCGTTGGAGTTTACcagcacctacacacacacacacacagggggttagtgtgtgtgtgtcacaggaggttggtggcatctaaattagggaggacgggctcctggtaatggctggagcagaatcagtggaatggtatcaaatacaaacACATGGCTTCCTGGTGTTTCAtaccattcgctccgttccagccattattgtgagccgtcctcccctggtgtgtgtatgtatgtgtatggtAGGGTGTGTATGTGGTAGTGCGTATGTGTGTGATGGTGCGTGTGGTCGAGGAGGCCTCTCAGTGTAGTCTAATTAACAACAGCTTTAGCACTAATAATCAccataataaaacaacaaaaaactgaTCACAGCCAAAGAAACAAACCGACTCTCGTACCTTTTGCGTggtagttagtgtgtgtgtgtgttacctctgcATGCTGAGCCATGGTGCTGGCCTCCACAGCGTAGACCTTCCTGGCTCCGGCCTGCGCCGCGAAGAACGACAGAATACCTGAACCACAGCCCACATCTAACACCACCTAGAacgagggggagggaggaagaggggggagcgagagagggagggagagcgagagatggggggcgagagagggggagatcgagagagagatcacagatcATTGGATTGGCAGCACACATCTAAAtcagtcactgtgtgtgtgtttgtgcgtgtggtACCTTGTCCTTGAAGTCAACGTGGTTCTGAAGGATGGCACGTTGGTAGGTTCCAGTCCGAACATAGTCCTGCATCATGTTCTGCTGCTGAGAGAGATAGCCATAGAACTGGAGGGAAACAGGGGTCAAACGGCAGAAGGCAAAGGTCATTGAGGCCAATCGGTCAAAATTCAGCAGTTATTTCCAATGTCTTTTAGACTtgataactctgtgtgtgtgtgtgtgcagtggttcAATTAATTTATGGCAAAAGGTGTGTAAACAGCGTTTACTTGCGTTACCCCTCCAATACACCACTGTGTGTGTTGGACCACTCACAGTGGTCCCCCGCAGATGTGTGTGCGTTTCCCACCTGAAAGTATTGCACGGCAGAGGACTCTTCCGTCCTGTCACTGAAGACGGAGTGTTCTGCATTGTGGCCCCGGCAACTCTTCAGAATATTATAGAAGGAACTGAactctacacaaacacacacagttagacagagactgaacatttacattt
The sequence above is drawn from the Coregonus clupeaformis isolate EN_2021a chromosome 38, ASM2061545v1, whole genome shotgun sequence genome and encodes:
- the LOC121534349 gene encoding histone-arginine methyltransferase CARM1 isoform X1; the protein is MAVSVFPCVRLRSIGDANGEIQRHSEQQPLRLEVKSTPDTALLNLSNGDETSVFKCSLSRETECSRVGKQSFIITLGCNSVLLQFSTPAEFSSFYNILKSCRGHNAEHSVFSDRTEESSAVQYFQFYGYLSQQQNMMQDYVRTGTYQRAILQNHVDFKDKVVLDVGCGSGILSFFAAQAGARKVYAVEASTMAQHAEVLVNSNGMGDRVVVIAGKVEEISLPEQVDIIISEPMGYMLFNERMLESYLHAKKFLKPNGNMFPTLGDVHLAPFTDEQLYMEQFTKANFWYQPSFHGVDLSSLREAAVDEYFRQPIVDTFDIRILMSKSVKYTVNFLDAKEGDLHRMEIPFKFHMMTSGLVHGLAFWFDVAFIGSAVTVWLSTSPTEPLTHWYQVRCLLQSPLFTKAGDTLSGTATLIANKRQSYDISMVAQVDQTGSKSSNLLDLKNPFFRYTGSTSAPPPGSHYSSPSENMWNNGGVYSMNQGTHPHTLHESGGMPAAYDLSTVIGGMGSTVSHNNLIPLVNTGVVNHTSSRVGSIMSTGVGQGAVTGQSGPGNSPHYPINNNSQFTMGGPSISMASPMAIPSNTMHYGS
- the LOC121534349 gene encoding histone-arginine methyltransferase CARM1 isoform X3, translated to MAVSVFPCVRLRSIGDANGEIQRHSEQQPLRLEVKSTPDTALLNLSNGDETSVFKCSLSRETECSRVGKQSFIITLGCNSVLLQFSTPAEFSSFYNILKSCRGHNAEHSVFSDRTEESSAVQYFQFYGYLSQQQNMMQDYVRTGTYQRAILQNHVDFKDKVVLDVGCGSGILSFFAAQAGARKVYAVEASTMAQHAEVLVNSNGMGDRVVVIAGKVEEISLPEQVDIIISEPMGYMLFNERMLESYLHAKKFLKPNGNMFPTLGDVHLAPFTDEQLYMEQFTKANFWYQPSFHGVDLSSLREAAVDEYFRQPIVDTFDIRILMSKSVKYTVNFLDAKEGDLHRMEIPFKFHMMTSGLVHGLAFWFDVAFIGSAVTVWLSTSPTEPLTHWYQVRCLLQSPLFTKAGDTLSGTATLIANKRQSYDISMVAQVDQTGSKSSNLLDLKNPFFRYTGSTSAPPPGSHYSSPSENMWNNGGVYSMNQGTHPHTLHESGGMPAAYDLSTVIGGMGSTVSHNNLIPLGAVTGQSGPGNSPHYPINNNSQFTMGGPSISMASPMAIPSNTMHYGS
- the LOC121534349 gene encoding histone-arginine methyltransferase CARM1 isoform X4 — protein: MAVSVFPCVRLRSIGDANGEIQRHSEQQPLRLEVKSTPDTALLNLSNGDETSVFKCSLSRETECSRVGKQSFIITLGCNSVLLQFSTPAEFSSFYNILKSCRGHNAEHSVFSDRTEESSAVQYFQFYGYLSQQQNMMQDYVRTGTYQRAILQNHVDFKDKVVLDVGCGSGILSFFAAQAGARKVYAVEASTMAQHAEVLVNSNGMGDRVVVIAGKVEEISLPEQVDIIISEPMGYMLFNERMLESYLHAKKFLKPNGNMFPTLGDVHLAPFTDEQLYMEQFTKANFWYQPSFHGVDLSSLREAAVDEYFRQPIVDTFDIRILMSKSVKYTVNFLDAKEGDLHRMEIPFKFHMMTSGLVHGLAFWFDVAFIGSAVTVWLSTSPTEPLTHWYQVRCLLQSPLFTKAGDTLSGTATLIANKRQSYDISMVAQVDQTGSKSSNLLDLKNPFFRYTGSTSAPPPGSHYSSPSENMWNNGGVYSMNQGGMPAAYDLSTVIGGMGSTVSHNNLIPLGAVTGQSGPGNSPHYPINNNSQFTMGGPSISMASPMAIPSNTMHYGS
- the LOC121534349 gene encoding histone-arginine methyltransferase CARM1 isoform X2 produces the protein MAVSVFPCVRLRSIGDANGEIQRHSEQQPLRLEVKSTPDTALLNLSNGDETSVFKCSLSRETECSRVGKQSFIITLGCNSVLLQFSTPAEFSSFYNILKSCRGHNAEHSVFSDRTEESSAVQYFQFYGYLSQQQNMMQDYVRTGTYQRAILQNHVDFKDKVVLDVGCGSGILSFFAAQAGARKVYAVEASTMAQHAEVLVNSNGMGDRVVVIAGKVEEISLPEQVDIIISEPMGYMLFNERMLESYLHAKKFLKPNGNMFPTLGDVHLAPFTDEQLYMEQFTKANFWYQPSFHGVDLSSLREAAVDEYFRQPIVDTFDIRILMSKSVKYTVNFLDAKEGDLHRMEIPFKFHMMTSGLVHGLAFWFDVAFIGSAVTVWLSTSPTEPLTHWYQVRCLLQSPLFTKAGDTLSGTATLIANKRQSYDISMVAQVDQTGSKSSNLLDLKNPFFRYTGSTSAPPPGSHYSSPSENMWNNGGVYSMNQGGMPAAYDLSTVIGGMGSTVSHNNLIPLVNTGVVNHTSSRVGSIMSTGVGQGAVTGQSGPGNSPHYPINNNSQFTMGGPSISMASPMAIPSNTMHYGS